The DNA window TGGCCACTTGTGtaactgtttttgtaaatgCTGAGCTCTGCCATTTTTTCTCCACTCTTCCCGCTTCTACTTGCTCTTTGAGATCCAGGGCTATTCATTAAACATTCAGGTTAGATTAGAGTTCCCCAAAGCTCCATTCTGGGGCCACTTCTGTTCAACTTCTATGTATCTCAGATATGGAAAACAACATTGGTCATACAAGGATTGGATCAGTGTGATTGTATGTTCCAGAATTCCCTTgtaaattcactttttattttttttttaacaatgtgacAACAAGAACCACATGCACAATGGAAAATACCAGAATTCCCTCCAGttaaagagaaaacagaaatcTTTGGACCTGAGCAAGAACATTTTCTtagtctttatatatatttatatgggtgtgtgtgtgtgttttttgtcttttcttggcttgttgaaaggtgctataaaaataaacttgcctttTGTACAGGAGGATGTTGTAATCAATTTGCAAAGGGCAAGCACAGTTACACTGACTTGTGTTTATCTAAAAAGATACAGAGTGTGTGCTAATAGTGgattcttctttctttctaagTCTGACTAAATATTTGAATGTGTGCAACCCTCCCTTTTTTGTAGCTACACATGTTGATAACAAGAATGTATTTGAAGTCATCATGCCAGGTTAAATCAgtgttaaagaaaaacatctgcAATTAGGAATAAGATTTGCAACTATCGAGGGAATGATGATCACCTTGTTTAAAAAACAGCAtacttgttttttcagtgtgttgtgCAGACTTGGCTGCAGATAAACTGAAGTAAATGTGACTCAGATGTTTTTGAGGAATTCACGAAACTAAGCTGTGGCTTCCCGACATGAAAGACAGTTAAATCCCACTGGATATAGATATGGTAAAATAACCCTGCCAGAAACTTCATGAGAGCAAACAAGCTGATATGcgattatatattttatttgtaggCTGCTTAGGTCATCTGGAGCTCAGAAATGAAACAGAAAGTACATAGTTCATCTGGAACTATATAAGAGAATAATCATGCTGCTTATCACTGGTGACGTGTTTAGTGCGTCTGGGTTATAGGCTGTGCAAATGTGTAACATCAAGCAAAACTTGATTTGATTCCAATTAAAAGAAGCATTATTTCAAACATGTTACAAAGTTGTTTCCAGCTCCTACTCGCAAAGAGAacctttttcttgttctttctcCTTCTTCATTTGCAGCTGTACAGTGTGCAATATAGTGCATCAAGTTCCAGTATTTATGTGTGAGCAGCTGGAAGTGTTACTATAAGTACTATAATGTCTCTTGCGAAATCCTGGAGGAATCtggataaacaaaacaaaacaaaagcagcgaCCACATTTAAAGTTGTCAGCTGGTCTGATTCTGTTCTGTTTCTCTTGATTCTGTAAAATAAGACTTCATTGTCAtcccaaatatatataaaaaactgtacaaataagaagcacaaaaaaacaatacaataaatcatTGTCTCATCTGAAGATGAAAATGTAACAGTGAGTAGACTGACAATGTGGAAAAAACAGACATATTGTTGTaatttctcttattttcttAATTATCCGTTTAGTAAATGGATTGCTGATTTAtagtaaatgttttcaaaattaactcatacTTCTTTACACCAGGGAAAGGGAAAAGTTTGGGACTGTTATTATCTACAAAAATGTTTAGCTGGTCTAGCCCACTTAAGATCAAATTGGCCCATAAACTAAAAAGACTTCAACACCCGTGGTTGAGGATTCCTCTCTGTCGTTGGCTCATATTGAGAATGTGTTTGTCTCTGGCGATACACTGTGGGAATTAAATGACATTTCAATCTCTTCCTCTGCAGGATTCTccgtcctcttcctcctcttccttctcttctCACCAAACTTCTTGGCCACTCTCATCATATGCTGCCTGAAGGACGAGCCCACGAAGGCGTAGAGGATGGGGTTGAGGCAGCAGTGAGTGAGCGCCAAGCTCTCCGTCACCTGAGCCACCTGATCCAACACTTTACTGGTCCCACAGTGGGTCACGAAGGTGTAGACCGAGTCCATGGCTCGGTAGACCTTCACTACGTTGTAAGGCAGCTGGGTGACCACGAACACCCCGACAACTATCAGGAGGACACGCAGAGCTTTCCACTTCTTGCCTCTGCTCTCCACAGGAAGTCCCTTCAGCGCCCGGCCCACGCCGCAGTAACACACCACCATCACCAGGAGAGGAATCAGGAACCCCAGCAGCACTTCTATCACCTCCAGAGCAGCTTTCCCGCCTCCTGCCATGGATGGCGGGTAGACCGCAAGACAGACGCTCCTATTAGACGCCCATCTCACCTCTGAGAGGATTAAATCAGGAAGACCGAGGATAAAAGCCGTCCCCCAAACACTTAAACAGATCTTCCAGCAGTGTCTCCGGGTGAAAATCCTCTGCAGCCACTGACTCCGGTCTTTACCTTGCGCCCTGGCTAACGCCAAGTAACGGTCCAGGCTGATGCAGGCGAGCAGCAGCATGCAGCAGGTGAAGTTGACCGTGTAGCAGGCAGACACGATCTTACACACGGCCTGGCCCAGCTCCCAGCCCCTCGCCGCGTCAGCAGCCCAGAACGGCAGCGTGAAGAGCAGGAGCAGGTCGGCAACAGCCAGGTGGGTCAGGAAGGCGTCCGTCATGGTCTTGAGGCGTTTGTGGTAGGCGTAGACCGCCACCACTAAGCCGTTTCCTGCCAGTCccaccagcagacacacagTGTACATGATGGGGAGGAAGAGGGCAGCGAACGAGCGGACGTCCCCCTTCTCACAGAGCGTCGGGTAGTCGTCGTAGCTGAAGTTGAAGCTGATGTTTTCATGGTAGTAGTAGTCCTCGTCCTCTGGGACAGCCATGCTGATCAGATGAAGCTGTGAGGGACGACATTTGAAACTGTCACAGCTCTGTTTGTGCTAACAATGTACATACACAGAGTGGTGGGACCTAGAAcatctaaggaatccattggtacatGAGGAACCaagtcatgattttttttttggcccaccaccacccccccacttttggaggaaaactttatttttatttacataacaagaaaaggtaaaaacaacttaaacagaaaataaggtaaataattacaaaaataagaataaagagTAGATATTTACGACACCAGTTGTTGTTTACGTTGATTTCTGATAGTTAATAGGTATGAGGagggttattgtgtggccatacatatatgctgataagcaaatcagcagacacagacagacagacagacagacagacagacagacagacagacagaccgaccaatgggggaattttatgtaaatgctacagatgcgtatatgtgtgtgtgtgtgtgtgtgtgtgtgtgagtgtgtgtgtgtgtgtgtgaaagtttgtgtgtactttgtatttataagtgtttgtatatatatgtggatATTTCAGGGTGAAAAAGGAGATGTCAAGTCATGATATCTTTAGGGCAGGAGGTGAAAATAACGAACCAAAGTTAGGCTAAATTCTAGTGAGGCATAAACTGACATGGCCCTTTTTCAAAGGGGTCCTTTGACCTCTGagctcaagatatctgaatgaaaatggactCTATGGGtgcccacaagtctcctctttgaGGACATGCACTTTATACTATTCCCATGCAGTTTGGgacaaaaaacatgcagttttgtgCCATTTTCACCTATTGTATTTGACTATTTCTGCATACTTGGGTCCCCAAACAGTCAGCTACTGCTGACAACACTAAAGCCATAAACAACTGTACAGCCAGTGTCTGGATTTAATGTTCTCATTACAATAaagctttcagaaaaaaaactgaatatgtTTTTCAGCTGAACTAGAATTGGCAGTAAAACTGGAAAACACTATGTCGAAACAAAATATCGTTTAGTTCCAGGAAAGAAACATCTTAAGATACTAAAGTCtgcaaataattttgtgattgTAGTCTAATTAATGTGCCGCGATAACATCATGTTGACATCTGGATATCGTAACCTGACCCGAACTATTTTCACTTCACTGAGATAAATAATGTGTCATTCTGCCTCTCTGCAGAGTGATAAGAGCAAAGTGCAGAGGAAGATACAGATCGTATAAACTGTTGAATTCCCCAGAAGGTCCTCTGCTGGGAAGAAGAGTTTTGTAATACTTATTTGTAGTGGTGGAAGGTAACcaagaacatttactcaagtactatacctaagtacaattttgaggtactgtACTTTGCTTTagtatcttctattttcttctactgTATACTTCTATGCCACTATGGTGCCTTACTGTTTAGGTAACATCAGggtctcttcaaagccaccagactcctttggcaaaaatagtaattttacctcacagaacatgggagttgctTTTCTACTGCTGGCTTGACTGGATAGTTTGTTGGTGCCCTAGTGTGACTTCTGTGTTTTAAAGAGTAAGTTAatattcaccaaagtcacaaaataacacgaACAAAGTTACCGATCAAGGCAGAAGAAGACCAGCAACTCCTTTTTTCTgcaggtaaaatgactgttttatcTGGTAAAGCTAAAGATTCTAAATATAACTAAATATATCTTACactgatgttgttttttgttttatttttgtttctttttatgtggtgctgcccccatccacagcagtacaatgcttagcttctgtgccagTACTCCTGCCTGTTTCTACAAACTGGGGGCGTGCTGACTGCCTATAGTCAGCACAaagactgtataataataacaataataataataatactgtataatgtaatatattgaCTATGATTAAGTACTTAATTCAACCCCATTTTGAAAAatcagaactatccctttaatctgTAAAGCCACTGTAGCCATCAGATAAATGTggtagaaaaaaaagtaaatttagttCTGAATTGTATTGAAGCTACAATGcatgcaccaataataataatccattcaTATAATAATGTAAACATTGCCTTTATAACTCTAGAAGGGACACTGCATAATAAGCACATTTACTTTTGGTCCCTTAAGGGATGGTTTGTGctactttttgttctttttctcaaATAATTGTGATTGCAAGACCTTATAACTCAAAGACATCAATGCACAGAGAAttatacaaacataaaaagacaaccTTTAGCTGTAAAAGTCACATGAAACTTGGTATTAGAGTGAGCAGCGGTGCAGAGGCGTATCAAGTCGTTAAAAAAGAAAGACGTAATCTTACAGATAAAAGTTACGAAATGCACGAAATATAGAAGAGATACTCACTGTGTTTATGCACCTTTCTGATCTATCCCGTGTGTTCGCACCATGAAAGCTGAAAGCTTTTGCTTGACTACGTGCTGtgtgcagaggaggagggttCGTTTGATTCAACACCCGCGCAGCACACGTGGGCGGGAagttattaaagaaaatgcgtTATGTGCTCAACGTAAAGATGTCTTCATGACAAAGAACAAAACGAGCGTGCATGAACATGCACAAgggaaaaacagcagaaagacaTGTTTTAGTTTAGATTTATGTCCATTTTGCATTCAAAGTCTGACAGAAGTAGAGTTGACTTTGACTCTGAAGgtataacaacacacacacacacacacacacacacacacacacacacacacacacataatatataAAGACTAAGAAATGTCCAAAGATTTCTCTTTAACTGGAGGGAATTCTGGTATTCTCCATTGTGCATGTGGTTCTTgttgtcacatttaaaaaaacaaaaaacaataaaaagtgaatttacAAGGGAATTCTGGAACATACAATCACActgatttacatttacatttcagaaGCAAACATTACCTTTCCCTCCATTAAACTGAATTTACTTACTTTACCTACTTTACTTGTTAGTTTCATTTCTTTACAGATtcaaattttattattttcttaatgcCAAATTAAATCCCCAAATTAATCATGTGTAATATTGTAGGAAAAGGGGGCATTAAGAAGATAGCAATGTATGGAATAGTTGAAGGCAGCTCCACTTCCACCACATTAATATGAACTTACCTACTGAAAAAGGAGCAGTCCATGTTGACGATAATAACTTTtgttacttactaacttactaacttactacGTAGCATATTATTTCTTGTCACATTTACATAAAGTGGCATTTACTGTACATACTCCTGCCTGGTTCTCCAAAGTAACTCATGCAACATCACTTCAATAAATCAAAACtattactatactatactatactatactttttctcttttttttttttttaccagtttgTGGTATCTTAGTTTCACTAAACACATATAAATCAATTTGTTGCACAATATAAAACCCAttcttttaaactttaaaatactCCTCTTCTTCTAAATCTTCTGTGAAACCTACCTTGGCAAGAGTACCAAAAATCTGATTCAATCAAAGCTAAAATGACTTGTAAATGTTACCATATTACAGGATTATAGTTGTTACAGGATTTGACTCATGACTATAATGTGAATACACCCAAAATTATCATCAGTTCAGAAACCAGTCTTACTGTCCTAACCCTGCCAGACAGTCGGGAATCAGTCCAGTCTTGTTGCTGTTACACACTTCTGAGAAAAAGGATGactcagagagagaaagtgacagGAGACAGAAAGTCACAACCAAAATCATTTGTTTGAGTTTATTGAGGCAACAGTTTATGTACTTTAAACATGAAAGAATATGTTTACAATGAGACCAAAGCAGAAATGTTGtaacaataaatcactacaggatATGTGAAGGCAGATAAATGAGAAAACCTGCAACAAAAGCAACCTCTTGGTGACATATAAGGTTTTAGTTAAGACATGAAAAAGATAGCTATGTGGACAAAAATCTgcagaaataaatatttataataaataaataaataaatacatttgtaataaatatacaaaacttTTATCTTGTGTTGACTTTGGCGACCCCTGTGGACAAAGGTGGGAGTGTTTCATTTTCAGTTGCAATGAACCATCGTAAATACAACACATTCACCAGTAAAAATTGTTGGCATTGTAAGTTTCTGGCAACTATAAATACATTAagtagcaacttttttctcttttttacacTGACAATACCATGTTCAAATTTGTGAGATTTTGTAAGATGAATGACTGTATTATACAATATGACAGTTAAACAAAGTAAACTTTGTTGTAGCGACCAACGTGAATTCATATATTGATGTAAAACCATGTATctcaatacattttataaataaaattaaaatcccACATGTCTTTTtcggaaaaaaaaagtaaatgctCTAAACAGtagatggaaacattttttctgtAGCAAACAttaaactcacatgactgatcagctgtttccgatCTGACATGAAACAGCAATTATAAATTGCTCAAtttaatccaattcctgaagacttctcttcaTTGTCTCTCGTGAGTGGCCTAAATTGTCTGATTAGtaacctctttttgttttttttctctctctcttgcaaTCTTCTTCTGTTCTTTACTGATGGATCAGCCTACAGccatacattacactgccatcttcttgtgaaagtatgtttctgcagctttgtttattcaatcTAAATCAGTCGATGGTAACGTCCCGGCCTGCTGTAAATAATTTCATCTGATTTTGCAAGAAATCAAACCTGACAACCCttaagaataaatataaagaaatagcCAATCATCTTGCTTATGTGGGACAAATAGAGGCAtcaatgttaaattaaagttaaattaaGTGGTTTCATAACACATTAAAACCCCCTATAGttgctttaaatataaaaaatagtcaTCACGTATCCTATGCAACTAAAAAGCGTGGACCCGTGGTGTCTTTACCGTTTAATTTCACAACCAAATTATTAATAACCTCACCACAGATAAAACCACAGGGACTGTTGGAGATTACCGTTTGAATCCGTTGAGGTTTGGCAGCAGctcattgtttctttttctttcttttctttaaaaaaaaaaaaaaaaaatgcttcctcCTCTGGTTCTGCTTTGTCTCAGTGGTTGAGCTGCACCGCCCAGTACCAGAAAACATAAACACTGGATGTTTCTTTCCTGTATGAaattcttttggtaatttggaaAATCAGATGCACATGTAGAGAGAAGTCATAGGGTGCACTGCTTTCAAATAGTTTGTATTAgtatgtgtattattattattctgttttgtcAATAAGTCTTCATAAATTTATTCATTCAGACCAGCTGGCTTAATATCAGGTttagattattttgtttatgatcagtgaaaagattttaaatttgatttaaaaaaaaaaaaaagctgcagtttcacaCAATGTTCTTTCATTTAATAGGTACCAGTTGTGGaattaactaagtacatttaacagtaaaatgctgcttacataaatgcatttataataataatccaataataatttattaaaccTGTGTAATACCATTTTCAACCACCACGGATATTATGGTCATTATCATGtgcaaattatgtttattaCATCCTGCTATGTCATCTGCACTCGACACACTTTACTTCTTTGAcacattattttctatttttctgttgttatttttatatgtatatgatatattgttacctattttgttcattgtttttcgtatattatcctatattgtgattgtttttgtaactgtTGTTGTAACTTGAAGCAATCTGGAACAAGAATTTcctttgggattaataaagttctatcctatcttatcttatcttatcttattttatcttatcttaaacaatatgagtggggtcattctgcataacgagtacttttacttttaatacattaagcacattttaatctttaatctttaaatttgtcattttaattaagTAAAGTTTTGATTGCATGACTTTttccttgtagtggagtaattttacagtgtggtgttagttaCTTAATAAGTAATAGATCTAAATAATCCATAGTATTTACATTATAACGTCCCTCCTCTCATTTCAAGCTGTAATTCTCCAGCCGTCCACTAGTTGTCCTCAGAGTTTCACCTGAtcacctgctgctcctccagtCAGACTCCTCCACCACCGGaccgtctctttctctctgttgcaTTTATCATCAAACAGTAGATATTTTGTCCTCATTTGCTGGGCCTGTAAGCCTGCTTGTGTTACacagtttttacagttattattattattatttatttatttttacagttttgtgatAAACTGACAGCTAGAAACCAAGTTGTAGGtctaaaattaactaaaaacaaatattcaaagaaaaaaccTCAAATAGAAATCCCCCGCACAACTGAACAGAATCAGCCTTTAAGCCGTGTAATTATTTTCCTCTCACTTGTTGATTACACAAACTTTCATCACTTCCATGTCGCCTGGTTCCTACAGCAGAGGAACAGTGGAAGTAGACCGGATCAGCCTTTATCCTCACAGACCGGGACACGCTGCACCGGAGAAACTTCTCCTcaagcaaagaaacacactttaaaactcctctACGACTTTTATTCcacaggttttttgttttttttgcacaatccTCCCTAGGAATAAACGGACTGCTTTTATTCCTCCTCTGTGTGTCGTGACGGTGAACCGGTGGTCAGTTTCACCGAGAGGGGACAACACACTCAGAGATCGGTGAGTTTAAATTCATtccatgtttattgtttattgtttattgtatcctttgaaccccattagtcttcatagagatgaagactattcttcctgggatccacattaaatcaaacaattattacacaattacatcattacagcatttatacagagaataacatgaagtcattcatcctaacatgattataatgtatattaacatgattttaatatatattaagtagtacaagACATGCTTATAAAAAGAGTTACATGATTATAGAAGAGTATACGAGGTAAGCATACATTTTACCATGATGTACAATGCAGATGTATGTAACTCTTTTAGAACAATAGGTACAAAAATGCTTGAAAGCGAATATTTGTGTAGTGATTCTGGTTAATTTTAGACAGCATATGAAAACAgaattgtgcttttatttttgaaaaatgtcagTCAAATCCACTGGTGCTGAGACCTAGCTATGTGGAAGTACATTACCAAAGGCACATTACActaaagagaggaaaaacacaTCATATTTGGCTTAAACAGAACATTATGTAACattagacatttattttaggtaaataaaaaagcagtTATCACTAAAATATtccttgaaatatttcatttgGGTTGAAAAAAAGGCCTAAACCAATCAAACTACAACATAATGTTGAGCCATGCTGTTTAAAACACACTTCATTTattcacagaaagaaagaagacacCTTGAGGATATCAGAAATGTATCATACTTTGGGGCTATTTGTTCAAATTGAGTTCTTATAACTCAATCataagagagaaaacaagacatGTCCCAATGTTGCTGAATTAACCCTATACTGTTTGTTGAGACTGCACAAAAAGCATAATTCTTAGAATATTTGCTTATAAGTTGTGTGCAATGAGAAAAATATCCTTTACTATTTtgtatttgtgcaaaaaaagctCATTGTTAATATCAAAATTAGCAGTTTTTGTGAATCTCCAGcagctctcctctgctgctgagcTCTGCAGGGATTCATGCTGATCTGCTGTCATGTTGAGCTTCAATCATAGAAGAAGTTTTGTCTCCAGTTTATGTCTGACGGAGAGGGATTTCCTCCTCAGGAATGCTAATGCAGAAAACCCAAATCCTGCTTGGTGTTAATACTCCTGATTTACTGTGTAAGTGGCTTGTaagacgtaaaaaaaaaaagttttcagtgCTTATGGactcagttctgcactctgtAATATCAGCGGGGAGCATGTAGAGGCAGTATGAGCTCAAAGTTTAAAGTGCAACAGgtgagtttatttttattcaccTGCAGGCCGGCTTCCAATTAGTCTGCAGGACTCTGAAGGAACTTTCAGGATTGTGATCATTTTCACCATAATGTCTCGTTTACAGATAAAGTTTAGagcttttaacatttaaaaacatttttatttgttgtttaatCATTTCCGAGGTTCTCAATCTCTTTTTAgtcaagaagaagaaaggtAATTTACTATGAACACCCTCGTGTTTGTGTCTTGGAATAATTTAATGTAGCCTATTTTTTACACTATACCTCTATATTAATTATGTGAAAGAACAAATTTGTGCAAATTCTAGGAGTGAGATTTGTTGAATTAGAATGTTATGGATTTAAAAGTTGTATAAGATGATGAACTATGCAACCTTTTGTAAAAtaggggaaataaaaaaaatagtgtttttgatGGTATAAATTCACGAGTAGTGTATAGAACTCAGTCATAAATGCTATTACAGTTTGAGTACAGCTTTAATGTTcataagtagggctgggcaatgtGGCCAAAAACTTATATCCCAATGTAGATAATTTCAAATCTCATTAACAATATATGTCACGATATGGCATATTTTCTGAGAATTCTCCAGCTTTAGAAGACAAAGCGTCATCTAAACGACGTTCCATCACTGGTTTTTAACGTTTTCTCACAttttctgctctgattggcgACTTTTCTTGatgaatattttcttttctttagatGATAACAAGAAGCTGATTGGTCTGAGGTGCCGGTCGTGTGTCAGCGATGGGCAGGAAGTTAGATCTGTCGGGGCTGACGGAGCACGAGGCGGAGCATGTGCTGCAGGTGGTGCAGCGGGACATGAGGCTgcggaagaaggaggaggagcgcCTCAGGTGAGTTCAGACCTCCATGGTGTTCACTGCTTCAGGTCAGTGGGGGAGGAAGTATTAAGATAATTTACCTCAAGGTGTAATATTTtgcatttctacatttaaatgtctcaaaacaaacaggcCTATATATTTTGTCTTTGGTTGGATCTCGTTCCCACCCCAAACAAACAGCTCCAGATCTTGTTTGGGGTCTTGGTCCAGCTGTTTGGCTCACACCTTTCCAAACTAACTGCACCACAGGGGGTAACGCTGCAGGGCTCCATTCAACTGATCTAAACAAGGCGGGGTGGAAAGCACCCTCAGCCTTATTGTTGTCAGTTTCTTTCACTCTCCTGCTCTCTTAGTGCAGCTTAAAGCCACGACAGGCTGCTGGTTTTAGTGAAAAAGCTCTAAAACCACATTACACAACCTGCTCAGCAccacacagcagacagacagacagacagacagacagacagacagacagacagctagCAGCTCGCTggtgaacacagtggagcatttagcagccaaagagacagatatttctCTCAGGAGTTGGTACAGAAAAAGAAGTTGGTAACAGTGGGACTTATTTTGGGCTACATACTGTTAGAAGGGTCACCAttttgttagaataatttgaatattatacttgttgaaaatgaaatgttactgtcttcctctctttttcctctttgtgattatagaatcttaattagtttaagcaaatggaatatatgtaattaaagtaatcatagttttctacatcaatataaacacacaaacacaatcaatgtatcaaaatcatattacctgattaatataaatgcatagagatagacattatcaaggtttagtgaattacgcatgcatagtgacctgtgatgactgagaaaaatcacaaagactACAAGAGTAGTACCCTCTGcagtgtagtggagtagaagtaacagaaatttaaatatttaaggaAAGTATAAGTACCTTATACAGGGTTCCGCAGGGTTTTAAAAGATATTGAAAGGTAGTATATGAAATTAGCCAAAAATAAGGTTATTAAAAGGTAATAAACACATCACACCATCCAGGGGACAAATAACCTTTAACCCTCACTGCTGAAAACaatcctagaggaaacacttGGTTCGGTGGTTACAGTTGTAATAAGTTGCAAGTTACCTCTTTAAATCGTGATTAAAGTTGTTACTCCTTTTactcagcacttttacttttgatttttttacagAAGTCCTTTCATTTAGCCTTTCctgttttaaacttttttaaaccTTCATCATTTCGTG is part of the Centropristis striata isolate RG_2023a ecotype Rhode Island chromosome 11, C.striata_1.0, whole genome shotgun sequence genome and encodes:
- the ackr4a gene encoding atypical chemokine receptor 4; the encoded protein is MAVPEDEDYYYHENISFNFSYDDYPTLCEKGDVRSFAALFLPIMYTVCLLVGLAGNGLVVAVYAYHKRLKTMTDAFLTHLAVADLLLLFTLPFWAADAARGWELGQAVCKIVSACYTVNFTCCMLLLACISLDRYLALARAQGKDRSQWLQRIFTRRHCWKICLSVWGTAFILGLPDLILSEVRWASNRSVCLAVYPPSMAGGGKAALEVIEVLLGFLIPLLVMVVCYCGVGRALKGLPVESRGKKWKALRVLLIVVGVFVVTQLPYNVVKVYRAMDSVYTFVTHCGTSKVLDQVAQVTESLALTHCCLNPILYAFVGSSFRQHMMRVAKKFGEKRRKRRKRTENPAEEEIEMSFNSHSVSPETNTFSI